Part of the Geodermatophilus obscurus DSM 43160 genome is shown below.
GACGCCGCAGGCTCGCCGTCCCCCGGCCGGCCACGACGGCGGCGCAGGGGCTGATCGGCGTCTCGATCGGCGCGCTGGTCGACCTGGACACCCTCGAGGCGATCGGCCGCGACTGGCTGCCGGTCCTGCTGGTCACCGTTGGCACCCTGCTGCTCAGCGTGCTGGCCGGGCTGCTCATGCGCCTGCAGCCCGGCGTCAGCCCGGTGACCGGGGCCTTCGCGATGGTCGCCGGGGGCGCGTCGGGCATCACGGCGATGTCCCGAGAGCTGGGCGCCGACGAGCGGATGGTCGCCGTCCTGCAGTACCTGCGGGTGCTGCTCATCGTCGTCCTCATGCCGGTGGCGGCGGTGGCCCTGTTCGGCGCCGAACCCGGCTCCGGGGGGACGACGGTGGACGACGCGGGACCCGGGTGGCCGGCCGGGCTGCTGTTCGCCGCGGTCTGCCTGCTGGCCGGTACCCCGCTGGCCCGGCTGCTGCGGATCCCGGTGCCGACGCTGCTCGGGCCGCTGCTGGTCGCCGCCGGGCTCGACCTCGGCGGGCTCTCGGGCGGGGCGGACGTGCCCGCGCCGCTGGGGACGGCGGCCTTCCTGGTCATCGGGCTGGTGGTCGGGCTGAACTTCGACCGGGACAGCCTGCGGACCGTCGGCCGGGCGATGCCGCTCGCGCTCGCCGTGATCCTCGGACTGGTCGCCGCCTGTGCCGGACTGGGTGCGGTGCTCGCCGCGACCACCGGCGCCAGCGCGCTGGACGCCTACCTCGCCACCACCCCCGGGGGTCTCTACGCGGTGCTGGCCACCGCCCAGGACGGCGGCGCCGACGCCACCTTCGTGCTCGCCGTGCAGGTGCTGCGGCTGTTCGTGATGCTGCTCTCGGCGCCGCTGCTGGCGCGCTGGCTGCGCCGCTCCGAGGGCGGCTGAAGGAGGCCCTTCCTGCCCTCCGCCGGGACCCAGCAGGGAGGCTGCCGCAGGCCCAGGCCACGCCAGGGGAGGACCAGGCGCCCCGGACGGCGCCGTGCCGCGGCGGCCGAGCGCGCCTACCC
Proteins encoded:
- a CDS encoding AbrB family transcriptional regulator; protein product: MADAGRAARAADLALVVATALAVTLALDVLDLPSPSLFGGLVAGLVRGLAGRRRLAVPRPATTAAQGLIGVSIGALVDLDTLEAIGRDWLPVLLVTVGTLLLSVLAGLLMRLQPGVSPVTGAFAMVAGGASGITAMSRELGADERMVAVLQYLRVLLIVVLMPVAAVALFGAEPGSGGTTVDDAGPGWPAGLLFAAVCLLAGTPLARLLRIPVPTLLGPLLVAAGLDLGGLSGGADVPAPLGTAAFLVIGLVVGLNFDRDSLRTVGRAMPLALAVILGLVAACAGLGAVLAATTGASALDAYLATTPGGLYAVLATAQDGGADATFVLAVQVLRLFVMLLSAPLLARWLRRSEGG